The following proteins are co-located in the Planococcus plakortidis genome:
- the copZ gene encoding copper chaperone CopZ produces MKEQVHLQVSGMSCQHCVKSVEDSVGALSGVEKVDVSLEQGAVDVTYDSANVDVAQIASAIEDQGYDVAALSE; encoded by the coding sequence ATGAAAGAACAAGTTCATTTGCAAGTAAGCGGCATGAGCTGCCAGCATTGTGTTAAATCTGTAGAAGATAGCGTCGGTGCATTATCCGGAGTTGAAAAGGTGGATGTTTCACTTGAGCAAGGCGCAGTCGATGTGACGTATGACAGCGCGAATGTTGATGTGGCACAAATCGCCTCTGCTATCGAAGACCAAGGCTATGATGTAGCGGCATTAAGCGAATAA
- a CDS encoding metal-sensitive transcriptional regulator, whose protein sequence is MSEAIEEMPAPDACRKSHHPPSVKRDLTNRLNRIEGQVRGIKGMVDRDVYCDDIITQLAATQSALNSVTKVLLDGHLKGCVKDRLASGDEEILDELLVTFQKLMRK, encoded by the coding sequence ATGAGTGAAGCGATTGAAGAAATGCCAGCCCCGGATGCCTGCAGAAAAAGCCACCATCCCCCTTCGGTCAAACGTGATTTGACGAACCGGCTGAATCGCATCGAGGGGCAAGTGCGCGGCATCAAAGGCATGGTCGACCGGGATGTCTATTGTGATGATATCATCACGCAATTGGCTGCGACCCAGTCTGCATTGAACAGCGTGACGAAAGTGCTGCTCGACGGCCATCTGAAAGGCTGCGTCAAAGACCGCCTGGCATCAGGCGACGAAGAGATCCTGGACGAACTGCTCGTCACCTTCCAAAAGCTGATGAGGAAATAA
- a CDS encoding Lmo0850 family protein → MIKNGEIRNIVSNLAKLGVQAKITKSRVELSKTLALPQPPQAPSHSS, encoded by the coding sequence ATGATTAAAAATGGAGAGATCCGCAACATCGTATCGAATCTTGCAAAACTTGGTGTCCAGGCGAAGATAACAAAATCCCGTGTGGAGCTGAGCAAGACCCTGGCATTGCCGCAACCGCCGCAAGCTCCTTCCCATTCTTCATAA
- a CDS encoding FtsW/RodA/SpoVE family cell cycle protein, with amino-acid sequence MQTNKSFSDRFDWSLTFILFLFFIVSLVAISSAQTSGQYLTNFVPRQALFYIVSAGMIAVLMYFDTDQYKKMAYYLYGAGLLLLFALMVAPDGQGQIAQPINGAKAWFHTPFVNIQPAEFMKTFYILALAKMISSHHEHHVLSTIKTDLLLLGKIAVMLAMPLGFILLQPDLGTALVFIAITLAIVIVSGISWKIILPSFGGVAFIGATLLWMTLNMQELLGRFGLKPYMFERIYTWLDPYSYAESGGYNLIAALNAIGSGEVFGKGYQGRQVYVPENHTDFIFTVISEDFGFIGASAVIILFFMLIYHLTKITLQFKDTFSTYVCAGIIAMITFHVFQNIGMTIQLLPITGIPLPFISYGGSSLIGNMLALGVVFSMRFHHKNYMFDRSRQNS; translated from the coding sequence ATGCAAACTAATAAGAGCTTTTCCGATCGTTTCGATTGGTCGCTCACTTTTATATTGTTCCTGTTTTTCATCGTCAGCTTGGTCGCGATCTCTTCTGCCCAGACTTCGGGGCAGTACTTGACCAACTTCGTCCCGCGCCAGGCGCTGTTCTACATCGTGTCAGCCGGGATGATTGCGGTATTGATGTACTTCGATACCGATCAATACAAAAAGATGGCGTATTATTTGTACGGGGCGGGCCTTTTGCTATTGTTCGCCTTAATGGTCGCACCGGACGGGCAAGGCCAGATCGCACAGCCGATCAATGGCGCAAAAGCCTGGTTCCACACGCCTTTCGTCAATATCCAGCCAGCCGAGTTCATGAAAACCTTCTATATTCTGGCGCTTGCGAAAATGATTTCTTCGCATCATGAACATCATGTGCTGAGCACCATCAAAACCGATTTATTATTGCTCGGGAAAATTGCAGTGATGCTGGCTATGCCACTCGGCTTCATCCTGCTCCAGCCAGATCTTGGAACGGCCCTTGTGTTCATTGCCATTACGCTGGCCATCGTGATCGTATCGGGCATCTCCTGGAAAATCATCTTGCCGAGCTTCGGCGGTGTGGCGTTCATCGGCGCCACCTTATTGTGGATGACGCTCAATATGCAGGAGTTGCTGGGACGCTTCGGTTTGAAGCCGTATATGTTTGAGCGGATCTACACCTGGCTTGATCCATATTCCTATGCAGAGTCAGGCGGCTATAACCTGATTGCTGCCTTGAATGCGATCGGTTCCGGGGAAGTGTTCGGAAAAGGCTATCAAGGACGCCAAGTATACGTGCCTGAAAACCACACCGATTTCATCTTCACCGTCATCTCGGAAGATTTCGGCTTTATCGGCGCAAGTGCCGTCATCATTTTGTTCTTTATGCTCATTTACCACTTGACGAAAATCACGCTTCAATTCAAGGATACCTTCAGCACTTACGTGTGCGCAGGGATTATTGCGATGATCACATTCCACGTCTTCCAGAACATCGGCATGACGATCCAATTGCTGCCGATCACCGGAATCCCGCTTCCTTTCATCAGCTATGGGGGCAGTTCCTTGATCGGCAATATGCTCGCGCTCGGCGTCGTCTTCAGTATGCGGTTCCATCACAAGAACTATATGTTCGACCGGTCGCGCCAAAATTCATGA